One Anaerobaca lacustris DNA window includes the following coding sequences:
- a CDS encoding acyltransferase — translation MSRTVGRPAEAVMQVQEAVADSNGTSVVHVGHAMPAARNVWRLPGRLLVVVRGAVNVLLRACMRPLFGACGRNVRFNPFDDFSYRTVFLADDVFIGKGAKFSAAAGNRIVVGRKVMFGPNVTIMAGDHNVSQIGRFMFDVCEKSPENDQPVIIEGDAWIGAGATILKGVTIHRGAVVGAGAVVTRDVPPYAVVAGVPARVLRYRFGEQEIQRHESLLGLRSEAVGARG, via the coding sequence ATGAGTCGAACAGTCGGACGGCCTGCCGAGGCGGTGATGCAGGTGCAGGAAGCGGTCGCAGACAGCAACGGAACGAGTGTCGTCCATGTGGGGCATGCGATGCCTGCTGCTCGTAATGTGTGGAGGTTGCCCGGCCGTCTTCTGGTCGTCGTGCGTGGGGCCGTGAATGTTCTCTTGCGGGCCTGTATGCGTCCGCTGTTCGGGGCATGTGGCAGGAACGTCCGATTCAATCCATTTGACGATTTCTCCTATAGGACCGTGTTTCTGGCGGATGACGTCTTCATTGGAAAAGGGGCAAAGTTCTCTGCTGCGGCTGGCAACAGGATCGTCGTGGGCCGCAAGGTGATGTTCGGACCCAACGTGACCATCATGGCCGGCGACCACAATGTCTCGCAGATCGGACGTTTCATGTTCGATGTGTGCGAGAAATCTCCCGAAAACGATCAGCCGGTGATCATCGAAGGAGATGCGTGGATCGGCGCCGGTGCCACCATCCTCAAGGGCGTGACCATACACCGAGGGGCCGTGGTAGGGGCTGGCGCCGTCGTGACGCGCGACGTTCCACCCTACGCGGTGGTCGCCGGTGTACCCGCAAGGGTTCTCCGATACCGGTTTGGCGAGCAGGAAATTCAACGACATGAATCGCTTCTGGGTCTGCGTTCGGAAGCTGTCGGTGCGAGAGGATGA
- a CDS encoding WecB/TagA/CpsF family glycosyltransferase, whose product MPISCFRSPGHAAACVTDAIKRGEKTYCVAINPEKVRLARGDTTFHEIVRNATFHICDGAGTAAAMRILWGMRIPRVTGVGLFFELLALAEREGLRVFLLGADPKTSAHARDILHRSYPRLQCVGCRDGYFRADESPAIVEEINTSKADMLFVALGSPKQERWIAQYRPQLETPFCMGVGGSIDVLSGRVKRAPEIFRRTGTEWLYRLAKEPSRWRRQTALLGFALDVLRQRARSHPEAFDLSAADHPRTVETASDAENLKVATESVGSPNR is encoded by the coding sequence GTGCCGATAAGCTGTTTTCGGTCGCCGGGACACGCCGCGGCGTGCGTCACGGACGCGATCAAGAGAGGAGAAAAAACCTATTGTGTGGCCATTAACCCTGAGAAGGTCCGTCTGGCCCGCGGGGACACGACCTTTCACGAGATTGTTCGAAATGCGACCTTTCACATCTGTGATGGTGCCGGCACCGCCGCCGCCATGAGAATCTTATGGGGGATGAGAATCCCTCGCGTCACCGGCGTCGGGCTCTTCTTTGAGCTGCTGGCTCTGGCGGAGAGGGAGGGGTTGCGGGTGTTCCTGCTCGGCGCAGACCCGAAGACCAGCGCGCATGCGCGTGACATCCTGCATCGCAGCTATCCCCGTCTGCAATGCGTCGGTTGTCGAGACGGGTATTTCCGCGCGGACGAATCGCCGGCAATCGTCGAAGAGATCAACACATCGAAGGCCGACATGCTGTTCGTGGCGTTGGGCTCACCGAAGCAGGAGCGGTGGATCGCCCAATACCGTCCCCAATTGGAGACGCCGTTCTGCATGGGGGTCGGGGGCAGTATCGATGTACTGAGCGGGCGCGTCAAGCGCGCCCCGGAAATCTTCCGTAGGACCGGTACCGAGTGGTTGTATCGGCTTGCGAAGGAGCCTTCGCGATGGAGGCGACAGACGGCGCTGCTTGGGTTTGCGCTCGACGTTCTGCGGCAGAGAGCCCGATCCCATCCCGAGGCCTTCGACCTGTCTGCGGCCGACCATCCCAGGACCGTCGAAACGGCATCCGATGCAGAGAACCTGAAAGTGGCAACGGAAAGTGTTGGGAGTCCTAACCGTTAA
- a CDS encoding bi-domain-containing oxidoreductase, with translation MEQLTQKLKSGEMTVQAVPWPQVTPENVLVRNHFSLVSAGTESSTVKAARASLIGKARERPQQVRQVVDVLRKQGPVQTYRAVIKKMEAYSPLGYSSAGEVIAVGGAVRDVSVGDRVACAGAMYANHAEIVSVPRNLCVKLPEEAKLELACYNTLGAIALQGIRQADLHLGESCAVIGLGLLGQLTCLMLRASGVRTLGIDIDDFAVETAQRHCCDAAWNRTTAGLAERIAAETNGSGVDAVIITAGSRSLDPINFAGQIARKKGRVVAVGAVPTGFAREPYWYKKELELRMSCSYGPGRYDLEYEEKGRDYPLAYVRWTENRNMQAFQELVHSLRIDIGYLTSHTFALDDAPKAYDMIVNRSEPFLGVVLAYDVSTALEEQRVVVRPPRPGGTVKLAFIGAGSYAQSHLLPNLPKHDGDVVNKAVMTQTGTTSKRVAERFGFEFCCSRTEDILHNDDINTVFIATRHDSHAQYVIEALKAGKHVFVEKPLCLTPEELGDIEQVYDRCRDQHLMVGFNRRFAPLAVELKSRIQQTPMSMMYRVNAGAIPEGAWAHDVELGGGRIIGEVCHFVDFLTWMCGSFPTEVHAAAMRDPHARHDTANISIVFADGSIGTICYYANGSTMLSKEYVEVYGSGLTGIITDFKELHLYAGSKPYRRKLLNQDKGQARMVAGFLQAVQEGAHPVIAPEEIFAASRVCFAALESIKNRRSIRLDDGDACVPRVGPGAGGRETCEVSATGRADSSRVASAHRIDPTRSVGSL, from the coding sequence ATGGAACAGCTCACACAGAAGCTCAAATCAGGTGAGATGACGGTCCAGGCCGTTCCGTGGCCGCAGGTGACGCCCGAGAACGTCCTTGTGCGCAACCATTTCTCGCTTGTCAGTGCCGGGACAGAGAGTTCCACCGTCAAGGCGGCGCGCGCCAGTCTGATCGGCAAGGCCAGAGAACGCCCTCAGCAGGTCAGGCAGGTTGTGGACGTACTGAGGAAGCAGGGACCGGTTCAGACGTATCGAGCCGTCATCAAGAAGATGGAGGCCTATTCCCCGCTCGGCTACAGCAGCGCAGGTGAGGTGATTGCCGTGGGCGGGGCCGTGCGGGACGTGAGTGTGGGCGACAGAGTCGCGTGTGCCGGCGCAATGTATGCGAATCATGCCGAGATCGTCTCGGTGCCCCGGAACCTGTGCGTCAAGCTGCCGGAGGAGGCGAAGCTGGAATTGGCGTGCTACAACACGCTGGGAGCCATTGCGCTGCAAGGGATCAGGCAGGCGGACCTGCATCTGGGCGAAAGCTGTGCTGTGATCGGGCTCGGACTTCTGGGGCAGTTGACGTGTCTGATGCTGCGGGCCAGCGGCGTCAGGACGCTGGGGATCGACATCGACGATTTCGCCGTTGAGACGGCGCAACGTCACTGTTGTGACGCCGCGTGGAATCGGACCACGGCCGGGCTGGCGGAGCGGATCGCCGCCGAGACGAACGGATCGGGGGTCGACGCGGTCATCATCACGGCGGGGAGCCGGAGCCTCGACCCCATCAATTTCGCGGGGCAGATCGCCCGCAAGAAAGGGCGGGTGGTCGCCGTAGGAGCGGTCCCAACGGGCTTTGCCAGAGAACCGTACTGGTACAAGAAGGAGCTTGAGCTGAGGATGTCATGCTCCTATGGTCCGGGCCGTTACGACCTCGAATATGAGGAGAAAGGCCGCGACTACCCACTGGCCTATGTGCGGTGGACCGAGAATCGAAATATGCAGGCGTTTCAGGAACTCGTGCATTCGTTGCGAATCGACATCGGCTATCTGACAAGCCACACGTTCGCGCTCGATGACGCCCCCAAGGCCTATGACATGATCGTGAACCGCTCCGAACCGTTTCTGGGAGTGGTCTTGGCGTATGATGTCAGCACGGCCCTGGAAGAACAGCGGGTGGTTGTGAGGCCGCCGCGCCCCGGCGGTACGGTGAAGCTCGCGTTCATTGGCGCAGGCAGCTACGCCCAGAGCCATCTTCTGCCGAATCTTCCGAAACACGATGGAGATGTCGTCAACAAGGCGGTGATGACGCAGACGGGGACGACTTCCAAACGAGTGGCCGAACGTTTCGGTTTTGAATTCTGTTGCTCCCGCACGGAGGACATTCTCCACAACGATGACATCAATACAGTGTTCATTGCCACGCGGCATGATAGTCATGCACAGTACGTGATCGAGGCGCTGAAGGCGGGCAAGCACGTGTTCGTCGAGAAGCCGCTGTGCCTGACGCCGGAGGAACTGGGAGACATCGAGCAGGTGTATGATCGGTGTCGCGATCAGCATCTCATGGTCGGCTTCAACCGTCGGTTCGCTCCCCTGGCGGTGGAACTGAAAAGCCGGATCCAACAGACGCCAATGTCCATGATGTACCGCGTCAACGCCGGCGCGATCCCCGAGGGCGCCTGGGCCCATGACGTGGAACTCGGCGGCGGAAGAATCATCGGCGAGGTCTGCCACTTCGTGGATTTTCTCACGTGGATGTGCGGCTCATTTCCCACAGAGGTGCATGCGGCGGCGATGCGCGACCCTCACGCACGGCACGATACGGCGAACATCAGCATCGTCTTCGCCGACGGCTCCATCGGAACGATCTGCTACTACGCCAATGGTTCCACGATGCTGTCCAAGGAGTACGTGGAGGTCTATGGCTCGGGGCTGACCGGGATCATCACGGATTTCAAGGAGCTTCACCTGTACGCAGGAAGCAAGCCCTACCGCCGAAAACTGCTGAATCAGGACAAGGGGCAGGCCAGGATGGTGGCCGGCTTCCTCCAGGCCGTACAGGAGGGGGCTCATCCTGTGATTGCGCCGGAGGAGATCTTTGCGGCTTCCCGAGTGTGTTTCGCCGCATTGGAGTCCATCAAGAATCGACGGTCGATCCGGCTGGACGACGGCGATGCGTGCGTTCCCCGTGTCGGCCCAGGTGCGGGGGGACGAGAGACGTGCGAAGTGTCTGCAACCGGACGCGCGGATTCGAGTCGGGTGGCGAGCGCGCACCGCATCGACCCAACCCGGAGTGTGGGAAGCCTGTGA
- a CDS encoding polysaccharide deacetylase family protein — MVSLHGNDMSVWNGTIVVGIWLVALAEVCGAAVRPSGWDRDWTADLGVHSSADLGRELMALLSATAPSTVRLEIIPVYIDCFDDSSEWTRVDGMTIEEVSEYDGQKAYLCGSKRFSSILATKLPASGSYNYSYMMKTFSEPKDLRNCNIACRLKMPEGSGMSHISHIHKVTLRLFDLDGTCVDYNLSWGQGCGWKEAILPQGDFVSASGDIDWSRIGSVAVLLYTKANATPSILLDRLMFFQDSVGATAPHVPIVINTFDDGLREQYDAAAYLSGKGMVGTFYIIGRTVDAAWPTCLSVDALMDMQYAGHLIGNHTWDHLMPFDGLTQDEQIEQITTMTRWMCLRGFGEGARILATPGNAWNPGMDRYLRPYYDQVRQVLSGGVAHRNPLYDRRRLRVTAALPSEAMTQVQKAIADSNWSAVVYMGHEMHHELLEEFKQYVDYLFEELQAGRIRVCLPVHLRSL; from the coding sequence ATGGTTTCTTTGCATGGCAACGATATGTCGGTCTGGAATGGGACCATTGTGGTCGGTATCTGGCTGGTCGCACTTGCAGAGGTGTGCGGTGCGGCGGTCCGGCCTTCAGGCTGGGATCGCGATTGGACCGCCGACCTTGGGGTGCATTCGTCCGCCGACCTGGGCAGGGAGTTGATGGCGCTCCTGTCGGCCACGGCGCCATCGACGGTGCGCCTGGAGATCATCCCGGTGTACATCGACTGCTTCGACGATTCTTCCGAGTGGACACGGGTGGATGGAATGACGATTGAAGAGGTGTCCGAGTACGATGGGCAGAAGGCGTATCTGTGTGGAAGCAAGCGTTTCTCCTCGATCCTGGCGACCAAACTGCCTGCAAGCGGTTCCTACAATTACAGCTACATGATGAAGACCTTCTCGGAACCGAAAGACTTACGCAACTGCAACATCGCCTGTCGCCTGAAGATGCCGGAAGGCAGCGGTATGAGCCATATTTCCCACATCCACAAGGTTACGCTTCGCCTCTTCGATCTGGACGGCACCTGCGTTGACTACAATTTGTCCTGGGGGCAAGGGTGCGGTTGGAAGGAAGCCATTCTTCCCCAGGGCGACTTTGTGAGTGCCAGTGGAGACATCGACTGGTCGCGGATCGGTAGCGTCGCCGTCCTGCTCTACACAAAAGCGAATGCCACTCCCAGCATTCTGCTCGATCGACTCATGTTCTTCCAGGACTCGGTTGGTGCTACGGCTCCTCATGTGCCGATCGTCATCAACACGTTCGATGACGGTCTCCGCGAGCAGTATGATGCGGCAGCCTACTTGTCCGGCAAGGGTATGGTGGGGACCTTCTACATCATAGGTCGCACGGTCGATGCCGCTTGGCCTACATGTCTGTCGGTAGACGCACTGATGGACATGCAGTACGCCGGACATTTGATTGGGAATCATACGTGGGATCATCTGATGCCCTTTGACGGGCTGACGCAAGATGAGCAGATTGAGCAGATCACGACGATGACTCGTTGGATGTGCCTGCGCGGCTTTGGCGAAGGGGCCAGGATTCTCGCCACTCCGGGAAATGCCTGGAACCCAGGGATGGACCGCTACCTCAGGCCTTATTACGATCAGGTGCGGCAGGTGCTCTCAGGGGGGGTCGCCCACAGAAACCCGCTCTATGACAGAAGACGTCTGCGGGTCACGGCTGCCTTGCCGTCCGAGGCCATGACCCAGGTGCAAAAGGCGATCGCCGACAGCAACTGGTCGGCGGTCGTCTACATGGGGCATGAGATGCATCATGAGTTGCTGGAGGAGTTCAAGCAGTATGTGGACTACCTCTTCGAGGAACTCCAGGCGGGCCGTATCCGCGTCTGTTTGCCGGTCCATCTGCGGAGCTTGTGA
- a CDS encoding O-antigen ligase family protein has product MPLLSDSDSSYSGLRSGAFWGLCAFSVLNPAVTQAGMYFLPSGIAGYSPMQLFQGVYLVVILATLPLICRDATSLSRQFKWLAILYTAGLCAIHVRIWAMGRTPSYLATAERIVCLRIIMSCLLWYYVSLLVSSPKHALRLMNSLILGGSVCAVWILFFYFRQGGSVAAYAASGVEASFGSEGVSGKAVAGLLLSSAVGMMYMAIRNASGFRAVGVLLLLGALFVTFDRSAQVAVGCVALWSVIWWQRSCRPRSAMRVMTVFLVGLVLCGSVYLIHRGTDELIARWTFDFDRGEVGSGRGVFYTTAWRWFVWDSDLGDFVMGMGFANIHELIFQHTGLAVHCHSDLFDMIVMGGVFGLVLYLLMWGVLASTAMNVPVRSVEFGAMGAMLAAFGVMSLLTGQMNFPLTMYPLGAQLVCMRVLALSSDAACSYEETAGWAPSGAMDSLPAHW; this is encoded by the coding sequence ATGCCACTGCTGTCCGACAGTGATTCATCCTACAGTGGCCTGAGGAGCGGAGCCTTCTGGGGTTTGTGCGCCTTTTCGGTGCTCAACCCGGCGGTTACGCAGGCGGGGATGTACTTCTTGCCATCGGGCATTGCCGGTTATTCGCCGATGCAGTTGTTTCAGGGAGTTTATCTTGTCGTTATCCTGGCGACTCTGCCCTTGATTTGCCGAGACGCGACCAGCCTGTCTCGCCAATTCAAGTGGCTTGCTATCCTCTACACGGCCGGACTGTGCGCGATCCACGTCAGGATCTGGGCGATGGGACGCACCCCGTCCTATCTTGCCACGGCCGAACGGATCGTCTGCCTGAGAATCATCATGTCCTGCCTGCTATGGTATTACGTCTCTCTGCTGGTCTCCTCGCCAAAGCACGCTCTGAGGCTGATGAACTCGTTGATCCTCGGCGGCTCTGTGTGCGCCGTCTGGATTCTCTTTTTCTACTTCAGACAGGGGGGGAGCGTGGCTGCGTACGCTGCCTCGGGTGTGGAGGCTTCCTTTGGGTCGGAGGGGGTTTCCGGCAAGGCGGTTGCGGGGCTTCTTCTGTCCTCTGCCGTGGGAATGATGTACATGGCCATTCGGAACGCCTCCGGGTTCCGAGCGGTCGGCGTGCTGCTCTTGCTTGGGGCTCTGTTCGTCACGTTTGACAGGTCGGCCCAGGTGGCCGTCGGATGTGTTGCCCTCTGGTCGGTGATCTGGTGGCAGCGATCTTGCAGACCCCGAAGCGCGATGCGCGTCATGACGGTCTTCCTGGTGGGACTGGTCCTTTGTGGGAGCGTATATCTCATCCACCGGGGAACGGACGAACTGATCGCCAGATGGACGTTTGACTTCGATCGCGGAGAAGTCGGTTCGGGACGCGGTGTATTCTACACGACGGCATGGCGATGGTTCGTATGGGACTCCGACCTGGGTGACTTCGTTATGGGCATGGGGTTCGCGAATATCCACGAGTTGATCTTCCAGCACACCGGGCTTGCGGTTCATTGTCACAGCGATCTGTTTGATATGATCGTTATGGGAGGGGTTTTCGGGTTGGTGCTCTATCTCCTGATGTGGGGCGTTCTCGCATCGACGGCGATGAACGTGCCCGTCAGGAGCGTTGAGTTCGGTGCGATGGGGGCGATGCTGGCGGCGTTCGGCGTCATGAGTCTGCTGACGGGACAGATGAACTTCCCCCTGACCATGTATCCTCTCGGTGCGCAACTGGTATGCATGCGGGTGCTGGCTCTTTCCAGCGATGCCGCCTGCTCATATGAGGAGACGGCCGGCTGGGCGCCATCCGGCGCGATGGATTCTCTGCCGGCACACTGGTGA
- a CDS encoding glucosamine inositolphosphorylceramide transferase family protein, with protein MKKRLCIACSLLATVFVAGILHGITIHRNQVFPYGVIRHVCRRLQASGSFSIGIYKGCTPFTLVDPEDIANPVLTAKDVADADVLFVADPFMIAKNGKHFMFFEALKRGTCCGVIAYAESSDLRQWTYGKVVLDEGFHLSYPFVFEWDDSYYMIPESAEDLSVRLYRATEFPEAWEYVGNLLGGYRYVDPTVFRHSDKWWMFVSTGHNSILNLYYSDDLFEGWRPHPMNPIVKSNRHTSRPAGRVVVHEDRLYRLAQDTHPSYGIQVFAFEITDLSETSYAERPAAEKPIVGKTGVGWNAAGMHHADLHQTENGWVAAVDGRYR; from the coding sequence ATGAAGAAGAGACTGTGTATCGCGTGTTCCTTGTTGGCGACGGTGTTCGTGGCAGGCATACTCCATGGGATTACGATTCACAGGAATCAGGTGTTTCCCTACGGAGTCATCAGGCATGTGTGCCGCAGACTTCAGGCGTCAGGTTCCTTTTCCATCGGGATATACAAGGGATGCACGCCGTTCACCCTGGTAGATCCGGAGGACATCGCCAATCCGGTTCTGACGGCCAAAGACGTTGCAGACGCAGACGTGTTGTTTGTTGCAGACCCGTTTATGATTGCCAAGAACGGAAAGCACTTCATGTTTTTCGAAGCGCTGAAGCGGGGAACCTGTTGCGGCGTTATCGCGTATGCAGAGAGCTCGGATCTGAGACAATGGACATATGGGAAGGTGGTTCTTGATGAGGGATTTCATCTGTCCTACCCGTTCGTGTTCGAGTGGGACGACAGCTACTATATGATCCCCGAGAGCGCTGAGGACTTGTCCGTGAGGCTGTACCGGGCAACGGAGTTTCCGGAGGCGTGGGAATACGTGGGAAACCTGCTGGGCGGATATCGCTACGTGGACCCCACGGTGTTTCGACATTCGGATAAGTGGTGGATGTTCGTGTCTACAGGACATAACAGCATTCTGAATCTCTATTATTCGGACGATCTATTCGAAGGGTGGCGACCCCATCCGATGAATCCGATCGTGAAGTCCAACAGGCATACTTCAAGGCCCGCCGGTCGAGTGGTCGTACATGAGGACAGGCTATACCGTCTGGCGCAAGACACGCATCCAAGCTACGGAATCCAGGTGTTTGCCTTCGAGATAACCGATCTGTCTGAGACGAGCTATGCCGAAAGGCCGGCAGCAGAGAAACCCATCGTGGGGAAGACGGGAGTCGGGTGGAATGCGGCCGGAATGCACCATGCGGACCTGCACCAGACAGAGAATGGATGGGTGGCGGCAGTGGATGGGCGATATCGATGA
- a CDS encoding glycosyltransferase family 4 protein produces the protein MIHVLHIGPDKASRGGIASVIRTYVDCVADGDVAIRDLATVGDWSFAGKVLGAMKAYLLAPYAILRADIIHIHTASRNSWRRKRPFALLTKLLGRKLVIHIHGGGFRDYLRSMRPLSRSMNVHLLQLADCIICLSPRKLDEVAEYLGGVRTVTIANPCAFVPPVANRREGSTVRILFAGWICQQKGVFDLIRAFALVVRRCPDVDVELVVAGKGDVDAGKKLASDLGLLDKIHFPGWLDDSALREAYSGAHIYCLPSYVEGVPMSVLEAMVFSLPVVTCPVGGVPDVVRDGVHGVWIQPGDIPGIADALKRLIGDRDERERMGQAGRREVLNGYSTARVSGELMELYRSLAATSDPEDRVTRSVA, from the coding sequence ATGATTCACGTTCTTCACATTGGCCCCGACAAGGCCTCGCGCGGTGGCATCGCATCGGTCATACGCACCTATGTGGACTGTGTGGCCGACGGCGACGTTGCCATCCGAGATCTGGCAACCGTGGGGGACTGGAGTTTCGCCGGAAAGGTCCTGGGGGCGATGAAGGCCTACCTCCTGGCGCCGTATGCGATCCTGAGAGCTGACATCATCCACATTCACACGGCGTCCAGGAATAGCTGGCGGCGCAAGCGGCCTTTCGCGCTGCTGACGAAACTGCTGGGCCGCAAGCTGGTCATTCACATTCACGGAGGGGGATTTCGCGACTATCTCCGATCCATGCGGCCCTTGAGCCGGTCAATGAACGTTCACCTGTTGCAGCTCGCCGACTGCATCATCTGTCTGTCTCCGCGTAAGCTCGATGAGGTCGCAGAGTATCTCGGCGGAGTCCGAACGGTGACAATCGCCAATCCGTGCGCATTCGTTCCGCCCGTCGCGAATCGACGGGAGGGATCGACGGTCCGCATTCTCTTCGCCGGCTGGATCTGCCAACAGAAGGGGGTGTTTGATCTGATCAGGGCGTTTGCCCTGGTGGTACGGCGGTGTCCGGATGTCGATGTCGAACTGGTCGTCGCGGGCAAGGGCGACGTGGATGCCGGCAAAAAGCTGGCGTCCGACCTCGGTCTACTCGACAAGATCCATTTTCCGGGCTGGCTGGATGATTCGGCGTTGCGCGAAGCGTATTCGGGAGCGCACATCTACTGCCTTCCGAGCTATGTCGAGGGAGTGCCCATGTCCGTTCTCGAGGCCATGGTGTTTTCTCTGCCGGTGGTGACCTGTCCGGTGGGCGGCGTGCCCGATGTCGTCCGAGACGGCGTGCATGGGGTGTGGATACAGCCGGGGGACATACCGGGAATTGCCGACGCCCTGAAGAGACTGATTGGAGACCGTGATGAGAGAGAGCGAATGGGGCAGGCAGGTCGCCGGGAGGTGCTCAACGGCTATTCGACGGCCCGGGTGAGCGGCGAACTCATGGAGTTGTACCGTTCGTTGGCTGCAACGTCCGATCCGGAGGATCGTGTGACCCGGTCGGTGGCATGA
- a CDS encoding AMP-binding protein, which yields MEDFFYRRKASYGRLPLALRSGIATAVQCLPPHLWHGLFYGAYTRRIDRFFAGQDAARVASLQWELVCDTVNWAVRHVPFYAGRRPLGDERDLREFPIVTKADYQEHMSAFLAPAARRHALPANTGGSSGVRMDFFLHKGRSRPKEKAHSDWYTSLFGWTRRSRVLVVRGKALQRNRLFERQTLNSRLAVSCHDITEANIGRVVDAIQAFRPEFILAYPSALMVFTKLLGDVSALGSERPLKAVFLGSEVLSDPDRRWFAQFYRTRIVSWYGHSECVLHGGCVPESDDYHFFPFYGYAELVDEDGKEIVEPDRVGRIVGTSFDNRVMPFIRYDTGDLGVRSSRQSPHDAYGSLVVRRIEGRGRDIVYLRDGSRISMTSFFFAQRFPQLTKVRELQLEQQVAGRLLMRIVKRPEYREEDEREIVNRLVHSVSGRLDVSVVYVDQIPKTLRGKHVFLVQRLHDQDLPRVDDIAFRSDADGTAHTEAQIR from the coding sequence ATGGAGGATTTCTTCTACAGGCGGAAGGCGAGCTACGGGCGTTTGCCGTTGGCCCTGCGCAGCGGCATCGCGACCGCGGTGCAATGTCTGCCGCCTCACCTGTGGCATGGGCTGTTCTATGGCGCTTACACGCGGCGCATCGACAGGTTTTTCGCCGGTCAGGATGCGGCGCGGGTTGCATCACTGCAGTGGGAGCTGGTGTGCGACACGGTGAACTGGGCGGTCCGTCACGTTCCTTTCTACGCGGGGAGGAGACCTCTCGGAGACGAGCGGGACCTGCGGGAGTTTCCCATCGTCACAAAAGCGGACTACCAGGAGCACATGAGTGCATTCCTGGCGCCGGCGGCCCGCAGGCATGCGTTGCCGGCAAATACGGGGGGCAGTTCGGGCGTCCGAATGGATTTCTTCCTGCACAAGGGCAGATCGCGTCCCAAGGAGAAAGCTCATTCCGATTGGTACACGAGCCTGTTTGGATGGACTCGGCGTTCGCGCGTTCTCGTCGTTCGTGGCAAGGCGCTTCAGAGGAACCGACTCTTTGAGAGGCAGACCCTGAACAGCAGACTGGCTGTGTCCTGCCACGACATTACGGAAGCGAATATCGGTCGTGTTGTGGACGCCATCCAGGCATTTCGGCCGGAGTTCATCCTTGCCTATCCGTCGGCACTGATGGTGTTCACCAAGTTGTTGGGCGATGTCTCCGCCTTGGGGTCGGAGAGGCCGCTCAAGGCCGTGTTCCTGGGCTCAGAGGTTCTTTCGGACCCCGATCGCCGGTGGTTTGCGCAGTTCTATCGCACGCGCATCGTCAGTTGGTACGGCCACTCGGAATGTGTGTTGCACGGAGGCTGCGTGCCCGAGTCCGACGACTATCACTTCTTTCCCTTCTACGGGTATGCGGAGCTTGTGGACGAGGACGGCAAGGAGATCGTCGAGCCGGACAGAGTCGGTCGGATTGTGGGAACGAGCTTCGACAACCGCGTCATGCCCTTCATTCGATATGATACGGGAGACCTTGGCGTGCGGTCCTCCCGTCAGTCACCTCACGACGCCTATGGTTCGCTCGTCGTTCGACGAATCGAGGGCCGAGGGCGAGACATTGTGTACCTGCGCGACGGGAGCCGAATCAGCATGACCTCGTTCTTTTTCGCGCAGCGTTTCCCGCAGCTCACAAAGGTCCGCGAGCTGCAACTGGAACAGCAAGTGGCAGGCCGTCTGCTCATGCGAATCGTCAAACGTCCCGAGTACCGAGAGGAAGACGAGCGAGAAATCGTGAATCGTCTGGTGCATTCCGTCTCCGGCAGGCTCGATGTGTCTGTCGTCTACGTGGACCAGATCCCCAAGACATTGCGTGGCAAGCATGTATTCCTCGTTCAGCGACTGCACGATCAGGATCTGCCGCGTGTGGATGATATTGCCTTCAGGAGTGATGCAGATGGAACAGCTCACACAGAAGCTCAAATCAGGTGA